The nucleotide sequence CAATGAGCGCTATTACAGTGTATTTCAAAACGCAGCTGAGGGCATGTTCACGACATCAATGGAAGGCAACGTATTGGCGATGAACAAGTCAATGTGTCGAATATTAGGCTATATCAATCTTGAAGATATGAATAAGTCGGGTCATTTTAAAGCGGACGACTTTTATGCTAACCCCAATTTACGTGATGAAATAATCGCTACCTTACGGGTTAAGGGCGAAGTGAATAGCGTCGAGATGACAGGGCATGACCGTTATGGCGAGATATTTCATGGCGAAATTAATATGCGCTTGAATGTTCAACCAGATATTACCGTGATTGACGGCTCATTCGTTAATACGACTAAGCGTAAGCAGCATGAGATTAAACTTGAGTCTATTGCAAAATATGACCAGTTAACAGGATTAGTCAATCGTATACACTTTGAGAAGCTGGTTGGTGTATCACTAGAGACTAACCGTTCAGTACTCGAAGACAATATTTTGCTTTATTTAGATCTTGACCAGTTCAAATTGGTTAATGATATATGTGGTCATGATGTTGGTGATTCACTATTGAAAAAAATAACGGTTGTTTTAAAGTCATTTCTTGATGACACGGCAATATTGGCACGCCTAGGTGGCGATGAATTTGGTATTTTGCTTAACCACACCAATTTCGACAATGCACTCGAGGTCGCTGATACTATCCGTTGTGGTATTGAAGATTTTAGATTTACGCATCAAGGACGCCATTTTGTGCTCGGTGTTAGTATTGGTATCGTGATACTTGACGAGTCAATTGAAAATTTTTCACAGGCATTAAGTCTTGCTGATACAGCGTGTTATACAGCTAAAGAGCAAGGACGTAACCGTGTGCATGTTTATAGTAAATGCAATGATGTTATGTTGGGTCATCAACGAGAAATGCGCTGGATTGGGGTATTACGAGAAGCGTTAGATGAAGATAGATTTGAACTCGCATTTCAAACGATTATGCCATTATCAGCTGATATTAATGAAGGTTATCGTTATGAAATATTGCTGCGTTTGAGGGACGAGGAGGGGAAGCTACAATCGCCGAGTGAGTTTATCGCCGCAGCTGAAAACTATAATTTCATGACTCAGTTAGATCGTTGGGTTGTCAGAACATACTGCCAGTGGCTATCATCTAATCCAGCACATCTCGTTAGTTTAAGTTCTGCATCAATTAACTTATGTGGACAATCGTTAGTAGATAGAAGTATGCATACATTTATTGAAAATACGATTTCAATGTATGGCATCCCCCCCGAAAAACTATGCTTTGAAATAACAGAAAGCCAAGCCATTATGGACTTTGATCAAACGATTTTATTCATGAATAAATTTAAAGCATTAGGCTGCCGTTTTAGCTTAGATGATTTTGGTAGTGGTTTTTCTTCATATAGTTACATCAAACGATTGCCTATTGATCAACTCAAAATTGATGGCGCATTTGTCGAAAATATTGAAACTGATAACGTTGATTATACGATGGTTAAGTCATTTAATGATATCGCTAGGGCGGTAAATATCAAGACAGTGGCCGAATATGTTGAAAATGAAAACATCAAAAATATATTATCAGAAATCGGCATTGATTATGTGCAAGGCTATTTAATAGCCAAACCTCGACTTTTAGTCGATTTTGTTGATAATGAACAACTTGATTCAGCTTAAGGACTAGCACTTCAGCTTACTTTTGAGTAAAATCATCCATTACTGAATGAATCTATTCACTTTTCCTGCCAACAGGGTGATAAGAAAAACATGCAACACCTCAAAGAAATAATAGTACAGGCCGTAGAAGCCGTAGCAAACGCAACAGATCTAGCAACATTGGATACTGTCCGTGTTGAGTACCTTGGTAAAAAGGGTATTTTGACTGAACAGATGAAAACATTAGGTAAACTGCCTCCAGCAGAGAAACCTAAAGCTGGTCAAGCGATTAACATTGCGAAACAAGAAGTTCAAAAAGTCATTAACGAGAAACGTGATGCATTTCAACAAGCAGTTCTAGATGCTAAATTAGCTGAAGAAATGATTGATGTTACTGCACCAGGTCGTACCAACCTAAATGGTGGTCTACATCCTGTAACACGAACTATCGAACGTATTGAATCATTTTTTGGTGAATTAGGTTTCGCTGTTAAATCTGGTCCAGAAGTTGAAGATGATTATCACAACTTTGATGCATTGAATATCCCTGAGCACCATCCTGC is from Moritella sp. F3 and encodes:
- a CDS encoding bifunctional diguanylate cyclase/phosphodiesterase, which gives rise to TQYYDSIIVMLMGVIGLNLSLFARQLLKLRYRAWFSLSTQVLIAASFVVILSPLLFSFKIGIIFVSALALGITLLSIVCGLFFIRDESKDVRFYVLSLVYFILGIDIHILTRFGLLGDFEFSDYISACSALVVLIYLCWNFAKQMAHDRVVKKDVEKQMTSVNERYYSVFQNAAEGMFTTSMEGNVLAMNKSMCRILGYINLEDMNKSGHFKADDFYANPNLRDEIIATLRVKGEVNSVEMTGHDRYGEIFHGEINMRLNVQPDITVIDGSFVNTTKRKQHEIKLESIAKYDQLTGLVNRIHFEKLVGVSLETNRSVLEDNILLYLDLDQFKLVNDICGHDVGDSLLKKITVVLKSFLDDTAILARLGGDEFGILLNHTNFDNALEVADTIRCGIEDFRFTHQGRHFVLGVSIGIVILDESIENFSQALSLADTACYTAKEQGRNRVHVYSKCNDVMLGHQREMRWIGVLREALDEDRFELAFQTIMPLSADINEGYRYEILLRLRDEEGKLQSPSEFIAAAENYNFMTQLDRWVVRTYCQWLSSNPAHLVSLSSASINLCGQSLVDRSMHTFIENTISMYGIPPEKLCFEITESQAIMDFDQTILFMNKFKALGCRFSLDDFGSGFSSYSYIKRLPIDQLKIDGAFVENIETDNVDYTMVKSFNDIARAVNIKTVAEYVENENIKNILSEIGIDYVQGYLIAKPRLLVDFVDNEQLDSA